A stretch of DNA from Silvanigrella paludirubra:
ATTGAATTAAATCCAGATCAACATATTATTTCTTCAAATGGAAGCAAAGAAGCTGTATTTCATATACCCCAGGTATTGTTAAATTCGGCATCTGATAAGCGTATTGTCATTTTTCCAGAACCTGGTTATCCCGTTTATAAAGCGGGAACTATTTTAGCAGGTGGAATTCCTTATGCAAATCCATTAAAAAAATCGAAAAATTATGTCTTTGATCCTGCAGAAATTCCTAATGAAATTGCAAATAAAATTGCTGCTGTTTGGTTATGTTATCCACATAATCCAACGGGCGCTATTATCTCTAAAAATCAAATGGAAAAAATATACGACTGGGCTCTTAAATATAATATTTTTATTCTTTCTGATGAATGTTACTTAGATATGTACTATGAAGGACAAGAAATTCCTCCTTCTTTTTTAGAAATTTCATATAAAAATAATTTTAAAAATGTTTTGAGCTTTTTTTCACTAAGTAAACGAAGTGGAATGACAGGTTATCGCTCTGGTTTTGTTGCCGGAGAAAAAGAAGTAATCTCTCTTTTTGCAAAATACCGTCTCAATGTAGGATTAGGAACTCCTGATTTTATTCAAAAAGCAGCTGTTGCTGCCTGGGATGATACAGAACATGTTGTTGAGAGAAGTCGTATATTTGCAAATAAAAGAAAAGTAATCGATCAATTTTTTGAAAAAAATAAAATTTCTGCTTTACCAAGCAATGCTACTTTTTATGTTTGGGGTGATGTACCAAATTCCTATAAAACAGATAAAGAATTTTCAGATGCTTTATTAAATGCTACTGGTATTATGGTTACACCTGGTTCCATTTTTGGAGAGTCTTGTAACAGAAACTTTAGAATGGCATTGGTACCTACTGTTGAAAAAATACAAGAATGTCTTCAAAAATGGCAATTAAAAATAGATTCAGGAGAATTTAAATTATGAAATCAATTTCTTTGCAAGACTTAAATAATTTACAAGATAATATTTCTGAAATTTTTTCAACTCCAGAGTTGTTAAAAAGAAAAGAATCACAAGAATGTATTACTCAATGCTTAAGGTATTTAGAAGATGGTACTTTAAGAGTTTCTTCTCCTGAAGGAGAAGGTCCTAATTGTGGTGAAGTAGAAATGAAAGATCTCCAAAATTGGGAAGTCCATGTTTGGGTGAAACAAGCAATCCTTTTAGCAATGAGAATGAGAACAGCCGAGACATTTAAATGGGAATTAAATGGAAATGTAACAAGCTCTTTTCAAGATCGTATCCATGCTGGGGTTTTAGGATATCACGATAAATTAGACGTAAGAAAAGATTTAGCATCATTCGGTGTTCGTTCTGTTTATGGTTCTGTTGTACGTGAGGGTGCTTTTATATCTAAGGGTGTTATTTTAATGCCTAGTTTTGTAAATATAGGTGCTTGGGTAGGTTTAGGAACCATGATTGATACTTGGGCAACTGCGGGAAGTTGTGCACAAATTGGAAAAAATGTGCATGTGGCAGGAGGTGTTGGCATTGGTGGTGTGCTTGAACCTGAAAATGCAAGACCCGTTATCATTGGTGATAATGCCTTTTTGGGAAGTCGTGTAATCGTTGTTGAAGGGACTATTGTAGGTGAGGGTGCTATTCTTGCTGCCAATGTTTCTTTAACTTCTTCAACGCCAATATATGATGTAACTACACAAGATAAAAAAGAATATAGAGGAATTGTACCTCCAAATGCTGTTGTGGTTGCAGGAACTAGAATGAAGGAATTTGCTGGTGGAGAGGTTCCTATTCAATGCGCCTATATTATCGCTTTTAGAAGCCCAAAAACAGATACGAAAGTAAGTTTAAACCATATTCTGAGAGAGACAGGGATTCCTGTATAAATTTAGTTATTTTTACTTCTTTTTAACTAATTGAAATAATATATAAAAAATAAAACTAAATTTGTACCGAATGATTGGTACAAAAAAGCTTGACTCTCTGTGATTTTTTTTATAGAAAAAATAAACCGATCGTTCGGTTCGGTATTTTTGAAACATTCACTTGGAGTTCTTTTTTATGAAAAAAGCAATTAAAGCATCTATCAGAAACGGTTTATCTTTATTCTTAACTACTTCTTCAGTCGTGGCAATAGCAAAACCACAAGAAATAAAAAAAGATGAATTAAATAAATCTACTTATGTTCTTGTCCATTCAGCATTTACTGGTCCATGGGCTATGGAAAGTGTTGCACAAAATTTACGTAAAAAAGGCTTTAACGTTATAATACCTGAATTACCTGCTCATGGTAATGATAAAACACCAGCAAAAGATGTTCATTTTTCTGATTATGTTATTACGATTATTAATGAATTAGATAAACAAAATGGTAAAGTAATTTTATTAGGGCATAGCTTTGGAGGAACAATTATTAGTGAAGTTGCAGAACAAAGACCAGAAAAAGTAAAGTCACTTGTTTATTTAGCAGGTGCCTTAATTCCAAATGGAACTTCTTTTATGGATAATTTAAAAGACGTGAAATCTATTTTAACAGAGAATTTAGTAATAGATAAAGAAAAAGGTTTTGTTACCATTGGTAACGACAAAACATATGAAGCTTATGTTGAAGATATTCCTTTAGATGTTTTCAAAGGGGCTGAAAAATATGTTGTTCCAGAACCTCTTGATCCATTAAGTTATAAAATTAATTTAACTAATGAAAATTTTGGAAAAATACCGCGCTATTATATTCAAGCTTTAAAAGATAAAGCTATTCCTCAAAGTTTACAAAGAAAAATGTACAC
This window harbors:
- a CDS encoding aminotransferase class I/II-fold pyridoxal phosphate-dependent enzyme, translating into MANLNEFNSWLLSLNPFGLTKNEEIKSKLEAQKIEVFDFTLGDPKEPTPSFIKKALIENIDDISQYPSNMGSALLRKSCSNWAKKRLAIELNPDQHIISSNGSKEAVFHIPQVLLNSASDKRIVIFPEPGYPVYKAGTILAGGIPYANPLKKSKNYVFDPAEIPNEIANKIAAVWLCYPHNPTGAIISKNQMEKIYDWALKYNIFILSDECYLDMYYEGQEIPPSFLEISYKNNFKNVLSFFSLSKRSGMTGYRSGFVAGEKEVISLFAKYRLNVGLGTPDFIQKAAVAAWDDTEHVVERSRIFANKRKVIDQFFEKNKISALPSNATFYVWGDVPNSYKTDKEFSDALLNATGIMVTPGSIFGESCNRNFRMALVPTVEKIQECLQKWQLKIDSGEFKL
- a CDS encoding 2,3,4,5-tetrahydropyridine-2,6-dicarboxylate N-succinyltransferase, translated to MKSISLQDLNNLQDNISEIFSTPELLKRKESQECITQCLRYLEDGTLRVSSPEGEGPNCGEVEMKDLQNWEVHVWVKQAILLAMRMRTAETFKWELNGNVTSSFQDRIHAGVLGYHDKLDVRKDLASFGVRSVYGSVVREGAFISKGVILMPSFVNIGAWVGLGTMIDTWATAGSCAQIGKNVHVAGGVGIGGVLEPENARPVIIGDNAFLGSRVIVVEGTIVGEGAILAANVSLTSSTPIYDVTTQDKKEYRGIVPPNAVVVAGTRMKEFAGGEVPIQCAYIIAFRSPKTDTKVSLNHILRETGIPV
- a CDS encoding alpha/beta fold hydrolase, whose product is MKKAIKASIRNGLSLFLTTSSVVAIAKPQEIKKDELNKSTYVLVHSAFTGPWAMESVAQNLRKKGFNVIIPELPAHGNDKTPAKDVHFSDYVITIINELDKQNGKVILLGHSFGGTIISEVAEQRPEKVKSLVYLAGALIPNGTSFMDNLKDVKSILTENLVIDKEKGFVTIGNDKTYEAYVEDIPLDVFKGAEKYVVPEPLDPLSYKINLTNENFGKIPRYYIQALKDKAIPQSLQRKMYTETPVKQVFTIDSSHAPNLSNPTKVADILVMIQKIENNKLTNKVKQKVTKEINLITSKWEKDFSLEAKNKKAKKIVDVYAENALLQAMPASFGTFQGKNNIRKFWQSALDGGASDMIYHSKNILVLDDKTALLSATWSMNLFQGIITLEKWVKINHKWNLVEDNFEITKFLTPESK